CGCGGCGCGCGAGCAGGACCCCAAGCGGGCGGCCGAGTCCTTCCTGGTGGTGCGCAAGACGTACCCGGAGACCACCGCCAGCCAGGAGGCCCTCTACCGGGCGGGCGTCCTCTTCTACGAGGCGGAGGACTACGTGAATGCGCGCAAGTCCTTCAACGAGCTGCTCTTCGAGAACCCCATCTACCCGCAGGCGCAGGAGGTGAAGCAGAAGCTGGCCCGCTCCGCGCTGGAGGTGGGCGCCTACCGGGATGCGTACCAGACGCTCTCCAGCCTCGCCGAGCGCGCCGAAGGCGCCGAGCGCCTGAAGCTGCTCGAGGACGCGAGCCGCGCCGCGCAGGGCGCCGGGCTCTACTCCTCGGCGCTGACCATCGAGGTGGAGCTGGCCGAGGAGGCCAAGACGCCCGAGGCCCAGGCCGCCGCCGCCAAGCGGCTGGAGCAGGTGGTGGAGGGCCGCGCGGACTTCGTGGACATCGCGCGCGTGGCGGAAGGGCTGTCGCCGCGCCACCCCGCCTGGCCCATCCTCACCTTCAAGCTGGCGCGCATCTACTACCACCTGCGTGACTGGACGCGGCTGGAGGAGACGCTCAACCGCTTCCTCCAGGAGGCCCCCACCAGCGCCTTCGCCCCCCAGGCCAAGGAGCTGCTGGCGCGGGCCACCCGCCGCGTGGAGGTGCGCCCGCGCACCGTGGGCGTGCTGCTGCCCATGACGGGCCGCTTCAAGCCCATCGGCGAGGCGGTGCTGCGCGGGGTGCAGCTGGCGCTCAACGGCAGCGACATCGAGCTCATCGTCAAGGACACGCAGGGCGAGGTGAACCTCGCGGGCCAGGGCGTGGAGCAGCTCGCGTTCGACGAGGGGGCCATCGCCGTGCTGGGGCCCCTGGTGCCGGACGAGGCCCGCCGCGCGGCGCTGGTGTCCGAGGAGCTGCAGATTCCCCTGCTGACGATGGCGCGCCAGGAGGGCATCACCGGCATCGGGCCGTACATCTTCCGCAACATGCTCACCAACTCCGCGCAGGCGGAGGCCATCGCCGAGTACGCCCTCAACGTCCGGGGCATCAAGCGCTTCGCGCTGCTCTACCCGAACCTCTCGTACGGCGTGGAGCTGGCCAACACCTTCTGGGACGAGGTGCTCAAGCGCGGCGGCGTGGTGCGCGGCGCGGAGACGTACTCGCACGACCAGACGACGTTCACCAACGAGGCGAAGAAGCTCGTGGGCCGGTACTACCTGGAGGACCGGGCGGACTACATCGAGGGCGTGCGCGAGGTGAATTCCCAGGAGCAGGACGCGTTCCGCCGCCGCAAGGCGATGGAGAAGATGAAGAGCGGTGTGGAGCCGGTGGTGGACTTCGACGGCATCTTCATCCCGGATGACTGGAAGCGCGTGAGCCTCGTGGGCCCGGCGCTCGCGGTGGAGGACATCATCACCAACGCGTGTGATCCGCGCGACCTGGAGCGCATCCGCAAGACGACGGGCAAGAAGGACCTGAAGACGGTGACGCTCTTTGGCACCAACCTGTGGAACAGCCCCAAGGGGCAGAGCGGGCTGCCGGAGCTGGTGGAGCGCGGCGGCAAGTTCGTCACCTGCTCGGTGTTCGTGGATGGCTTCTTCATCGACTCGCAGCGCCCGGCCACGCGCAAGTTCGTCCAGGCCTTCCGCACCGCCTACAAGGCGGAGACGGGGCGCGATCCGGGCCTGCTGGAGGCCATCGGGTACGACTCGGCGCTGATGGTGCGGCAGATCATCGAGAAGGCGCGCCCGGCCACGCGCGGCGCGATGCGCGATGCGCTCGCCAACCTCAAGGACTTCGAGGGCGCCACGGGCCGCACCTCCTTCAATGATCAGCGCGAGGCCATCAAGCCGCTCTTCCTCCTGTCCGTGGACAGCAAGGGCGTGAAGGAAATCACCCCGGAGGCCACGGGAGGCACGGGGGGCTCGGGTTCATGAGCCGAAGGGCGTGGCTGCCGTGGGGGCTGCTGGCGTTCGCGGTGGGGTGCAGCCATGCGCCCGTGCTGGCGCCGGACGTGGCCGCGCAGCTGGCGGCAGCCCCTGGCGGGTACCTGCAGGGCGAGGTGCGTGGGCTGGAGCCAGGGCCCGTGCTCAACAACAAGGACTTCGTCTGGTCCCTCGCCTTCTCGCCGGACAGCACGCGCGTGGCGTACACGCACCTGGGGGCCAAGGCCTACCTGCTGGCGCTGTGGACGCTGGGCCCGCCGCCCACGCTTGTCACCGACACGCCCATCAACCGCTACGAGCAGGACCTGGAGGCGGTGGCCTTCTCCGCGGACGGCGCGAGGCTGGCCACCGCGGGGCGGGATGGCCAGGTGCGCCTCTTCGACGGCACCACGGGCGCGCCCCAGGGCCAGATGCTCCTGGAGGAGCCGCTCACGGCGGTGGCCTTCCACCCGGAGGGCCGCTACCTCGTGGTGGGCAGTGCCCAGGGGCTGCTCACCGTGCTGACGGTGCCGCAGCTCACCTATGTCCATGAGGTCCGCGCGCACCAGGACGCGGTGAGCGCGCTGGCCTTCGCGGCGGATGGGACGCTGTACACGGGCAGCTGGGACAGGCACGTGCGCGTGTGGAGCCCCCGCGAGGAGGCGCTGCGGCCGGACCAGGTGCGGGCGCGCTTCGAGCGGCGGGGCGGCTTCGCGGTGGTGCGGGCCTCCGTGAACGGCAAGGCGCAGGCCGCCTTCGCGCTGGATGGGCGCCTGCCGGCCATCGTCCTGGACACCCGGACGGCGGCCGAGGCGGGCATCGACGTGGCCTTCCTGAAGGACACGCTCCCGGTGCCCACGGCGCTGGGCAACACCGTGGCGCCGCTGGCGCGCGGCCAGTCGCTGCGCTTCAAGACGCTGCTCGTGGAGGGCGTGGACATCGCGGTGTGTGACGCGTGCGTGCCCACGGGCACGCAGGGCGTGCTGGGCGCGCCCTTCACCGGCCGCTTCGAGCTGTCCTTCGACGAGCAGCATGGCGAGGTCCTCCTCGCGGCCAAGGAGGCCTCGCAGGCTGAAGGAGCCCCGGTGCGCGGGCTGGTGCTGGCGCCCGGCACGGACTTCACCTTCGAGGCCCACGTGAACGACGTCACCGTGGACGCGCGCGGCCAGCGCCTGGGCGTGGCCTTCTCGGAAGCCAAGGCCGAGCGCACGCGCACGGTGTACGAGCGGGAGAAGAAGGGCATCGAGGAGCCCCAGGCGCCCTTCAACGCCGGCGCGCTGGTGGATGCCGCCTCGGGCCGCATCCTCCAGAAGTGGACGGGGCCCCGGGGCGTGGTGTCCACGGCGAGCATCTCGCCGGATGGGCGCTCGCTGGCGGTGGGCGGCTGGGACAAGCGCCTGCGCCTGTACACCGAGGGCCAGGCGCAGCCCTGGGGCGAGCGGGCCTTTGGCTGGTCCGTGCGCCGGGCGCGCTTCAGCCCGGATGGGCGCTGGGTGGGCGTGGCCGCGTGGACGCCGCAGAACCCGGTGGGCGACCAGGAGAGTGATCCGGCCGCGGCGCTCTACGAGGTGCGCTACGCCTCGCCCACGGTGGGGCGGCGCTAGACGTTCTGGTGGATGTCCGCCGCGGCCAGGCCGCGGGCCTTGAGCGTCTCAACCACTGTCTGGAGCATCTCCTTCTGGCCGCACAG
This window of the Stigmatella aurantiaca genome carries:
- a CDS encoding penicillin-binding protein activator, coding for MDVLSPARRVLALALALFLTACPKSSSHVRPDDGSGDPSGGTSSGRPRVEAKKDPAADAALAQAVEAAAREQDPKRAAESFLVVRKTYPETTASQEALYRAGVLFYEAEDYVNARKSFNELLFENPIYPQAQEVKQKLARSALEVGAYRDAYQTLSSLAERAEGAERLKLLEDASRAAQGAGLYSSALTIEVELAEEAKTPEAQAAAAKRLEQVVEGRADFVDIARVAEGLSPRHPAWPILTFKLARIYYHLRDWTRLEETLNRFLQEAPTSAFAPQAKELLARATRRVEVRPRTVGVLLPMTGRFKPIGEAVLRGVQLALNGSDIELIVKDTQGEVNLAGQGVEQLAFDEGAIAVLGPLVPDEARRAALVSEELQIPLLTMARQEGITGIGPYIFRNMLTNSAQAEAIAEYALNVRGIKRFALLYPNLSYGVELANTFWDEVLKRGGVVRGAETYSHDQTTFTNEAKKLVGRYYLEDRADYIEGVREVNSQEQDAFRRRKAMEKMKSGVEPVVDFDGIFIPDDWKRVSLVGPALAVEDIITNACDPRDLERIRKTTGKKDLKTVTLFGTNLWNSPKGQSGLPELVERGGKFVTCSVFVDGFFIDSQRPATRKFVQAFRTAYKAETGRDPGLLEAIGYDSALMVRQIIEKARPATRGAMRDALANLKDFEGATGRTSFNDQREAIKPLFLLSVDSKGVKEITPEATGGTGGSGS
- a CDS encoding WD40 repeat domain-containing protein, translated to MSRRAWLPWGLLAFAVGCSHAPVLAPDVAAQLAAAPGGYLQGEVRGLEPGPVLNNKDFVWSLAFSPDSTRVAYTHLGAKAYLLALWTLGPPPTLVTDTPINRYEQDLEAVAFSADGARLATAGRDGQVRLFDGTTGAPQGQMLLEEPLTAVAFHPEGRYLVVGSAQGLLTVLTVPQLTYVHEVRAHQDAVSALAFAADGTLYTGSWDRHVRVWSPREEALRPDQVRARFERRGGFAVVRASVNGKAQAAFALDGRLPAIVLDTRTAAEAGIDVAFLKDTLPVPTALGNTVAPLARGQSLRFKTLLVEGVDIAVCDACVPTGTQGVLGAPFTGRFELSFDEQHGEVLLAAKEASQAEGAPVRGLVLAPGTDFTFEAHVNDVTVDARGQRLGVAFSEAKAERTRTVYEREKKGIEEPQAPFNAGALVDAASGRILQKWTGPRGVVSTASISPDGRSLAVGGWDKRLRLYTEGQAQPWGERAFGWSVRRARFSPDGRWVGVAAWTPQNPVGDQESDPAAALYEVRYASPTVGRR